A genomic window from Halorussus rarus includes:
- a CDS encoding DMT family transporter, whose amino-acid sequence MRAYLYLAAAIAAEVAGTTALKFSDGFENLLPTAVVLVGYIGSFYLLSLVLQDLPVGLVYATWSAVGIVAAALVGVVLFDESVDAAALAGMALIVAGVLVLNLLSESYSPAH is encoded by the coding sequence ATGCGAGCGTACCTCTACCTGGCCGCGGCCATCGCCGCCGAAGTCGCGGGAACGACCGCGCTCAAGTTCTCCGACGGGTTCGAGAACCTGCTGCCGACGGCTGTCGTCCTCGTCGGCTACATCGGCTCGTTCTACCTGCTCAGTCTCGTGTTGCAGGACCTGCCCGTCGGGCTGGTGTACGCCACCTGGTCCGCGGTCGGCATCGTGGCCGCCGCCCTCGTCGGGGTCGTCCTGTTCGACGAGTCGGTCGACGCGGCCGCGCTCGCCGGGATGGCGCTCATCGTCGCCGGCGTCCTCGTCCTGAATCTCCTCTCCGAGTCGTACTCGCCGGCCCACTGA
- a CDS encoding NAD(P)H-dependent flavin oxidoreductase, whose protein sequence is MAPLDTRFTDLLDLDVPIVQAPVGSATCPELAAAVADAGGLGMLAVTWRSPEETRETVRETRRLTDGAFGVNVVMDDDAKAVPTGDHLDACLAAGVDVVSFSFGAGDEHVERVRDAGGVVLQSVGSADAARGAARAGADAVVAQGWEAGGHVESEVATMPLVPRVVDAVDVPVVSAGGIADGRGVAAALTLGADAAWLGTRFLATAEARVHDRYRERVVDAAETDTYYGTLFDEGWPDAPHRVLRNATVDDWEAAGGPPRGERPGEGEVVAEGPDGDPVERYEDSLALPGTTGDVEALPLYAGQSAGLAEEVVSAEDLTAELAAETRAALSRASSGREGDAERSEE, encoded by the coding sequence ATGGCCCCGCTCGACACCCGGTTCACCGACCTGCTCGACCTCGACGTGCCGATAGTCCAGGCCCCCGTCGGGAGCGCGACCTGTCCCGAACTCGCCGCCGCGGTCGCGGACGCCGGCGGCCTCGGGATGCTCGCGGTCACGTGGCGGAGCCCGGAGGAGACCCGCGAGACCGTCCGCGAGACGCGGCGCCTGACCGACGGCGCGTTCGGCGTGAACGTCGTGATGGACGACGACGCGAAGGCGGTGCCCACCGGGGACCACCTCGACGCCTGCCTCGCGGCGGGCGTCGACGTCGTCTCCTTCTCGTTCGGCGCGGGCGACGAGCACGTCGAGCGGGTCCGCGACGCGGGCGGGGTCGTCCTCCAGTCGGTCGGCAGCGCCGACGCCGCCCGCGGCGCGGCCCGGGCCGGCGCGGACGCGGTCGTCGCGCAGGGCTGGGAGGCCGGCGGCCACGTCGAGAGCGAGGTCGCGACCATGCCGCTGGTCCCCCGCGTGGTCGACGCGGTCGACGTCCCGGTCGTGTCGGCTGGCGGCATCGCCGACGGCCGGGGTGTCGCCGCGGCGCTGACGCTCGGCGCCGACGCGGCGTGGCTCGGCACCCGGTTCCTGGCGACGGCGGAGGCGCGGGTCCACGACCGGTACCGCGAGCGCGTCGTCGACGCCGCCGAGACCGACACCTACTACGGGACGCTGTTCGACGAGGGGTGGCCGGACGCGCCCCACCGCGTCCTCCGGAACGCCACGGTCGACGACTGGGAGGCGGCGGGCGGCCCGCCGCGCGGCGAGCGACCGGGCGAGGGCGAGGTCGTCGCGGAGGGACCCGACGGCGACCCGGTCGAGCGCTACGAGGACTCGCTGGCGCTCCCCGGGACGACCGGCGACGTCGAGGCGCTCCCGCTGTACGCCGGCCAGAGCGCCGGCCTCGCCGAGGAAGTGGTCTCGGCCGAGGACCTGACCGCGGAACTCGCCGCGGAGACGCGGGCGGCGCTATCGCGGGCGAGCAGTGGGCGCGAGGGAGACGCGGAGCGCTCCGAGGAATAG
- a CDS encoding DUF7536 family protein, whose product MSGNVPERPRANFAAALNVRRNAVRGFAFSLLFTAAVLAVFVFVPGTHQPAVYYLGLGFVLVTALGALTTTVLTLVSAYNLARETDLD is encoded by the coding sequence ATGTCCGGGAACGTCCCCGAGCGACCGCGGGCCAACTTCGCGGCGGCGCTGAACGTCCGGCGGAACGCCGTCCGCGGGTTCGCGTTCAGCCTGCTGTTCACCGCGGCGGTGCTCGCGGTGTTCGTCTTCGTCCCGGGGACGCACCAACCCGCGGTGTACTACCTCGGACTGGGGTTCGTGCTGGTCACGGCGCTGGGGGCGCTGACGACGACGGTGCTGACGCTGGTGTCGGCCTACAACCTCGCCCGGGAGACAGATCTCGACTGA
- a CDS encoding MFS transporter, which produces MATDRERADPFAAFRQFLALERDVLVLSLAMFAFSLGFQMTGRYMGRYLGVLGASSLVIGLYGSLGNLIGAVYPYPGGAVSDRIGSRTALTAFGLASTLGFLLWFLAPEFDVLPVPGWAWIFVGLLLAQAWKSFGLGATFAIVKQSVPPEELATGFASTETFRRTAFLLGPLIAAGLLATYEFEVGFRYVLAVAAGFGLVATVAQHVLYDAGRDSFGKEFEGVAQILDDLRGMPAVLRPLLVGDTLVRFANGMVYVFVVLVVTQYLEVSATLPVVGFLGPDAFFGVLLAVEMAVALAVMIPVSKLARRVGLKPVVALGFVVYAVFPALLVNVPADGLTVAGLALSETALVTLLFAVSGLRFAGLPAHKALIVGPAEKDAGGRVVGSYYLARNAVVVPSAAVGGWIYGFSPPLAFGLATAVGLVGTGYFLVFGKELPAYR; this is translated from the coding sequence ATGGCGACCGACCGCGAGCGCGCCGACCCCTTCGCGGCGTTCCGGCAGTTCCTCGCGCTCGAGCGGGACGTCCTCGTCCTCTCGCTGGCGATGTTCGCGTTCAGCCTCGGTTTCCAGATGACCGGCCGGTACATGGGCCGGTACCTGGGCGTCCTCGGGGCGAGCAGCCTGGTCATCGGCCTCTACGGGAGCCTGGGCAACCTCATCGGCGCGGTCTACCCGTACCCCGGCGGGGCGGTCTCGGACCGCATCGGCTCGCGGACCGCGCTGACCGCGTTCGGGCTGGCCTCGACGCTGGGCTTCCTGCTGTGGTTCCTCGCGCCCGAGTTCGACGTCCTGCCGGTGCCGGGCTGGGCGTGGATCTTCGTCGGCCTGCTGCTCGCGCAGGCCTGGAAGTCGTTCGGGCTCGGCGCGACGTTCGCCATCGTCAAGCAGAGCGTCCCGCCCGAGGAGCTGGCGACCGGGTTCGCCAGCACCGAGACGTTCCGCCGGACCGCCTTCCTGCTCGGCCCGCTCATCGCGGCCGGCCTGCTGGCGACGTACGAGTTCGAGGTCGGCTTCCGCTACGTGCTGGCGGTCGCGGCCGGGTTCGGGCTGGTGGCGACCGTCGCCCAGCACGTGTTGTACGACGCCGGCCGTGACTCGTTCGGCAAGGAGTTCGAGGGCGTCGCCCAGATTCTCGACGACCTCCGGGGAATGCCGGCGGTGCTCCGGCCCCTGCTCGTCGGCGACACCCTCGTCCGGTTCGCGAACGGGATGGTGTACGTCTTCGTCGTGCTCGTGGTGACCCAGTACCTCGAAGTGAGCGCGACCCTCCCGGTGGTGGGCTTCCTGGGTCCCGACGCCTTCTTCGGGGTCCTGCTGGCCGTGGAGATGGCGGTCGCGCTGGCGGTGATGATTCCGGTCTCGAAGCTCGCCCGCCGGGTCGGCCTCAAGCCGGTGGTCGCGCTCGGGTTCGTCGTCTACGCCGTCTTCCCGGCGCTGCTGGTCAACGTGCCCGCCGACGGCCTGACCGTCGCGGGCCTCGCGCTCTCGGAGACCGCGCTGGTCACGCTGCTGTTCGCGGTCTCGGGGCTCCGGTTCGCCGGGCTCCCGGCCCACAAGGCGCTCATCGTCGGCCCGGCCGAGAAGGACGCCGGCGGCCGGGTGGTCGGGTCGTACTACCTCGCGCGCAACGCGGTCGTCGTCCCGAGCGCGGCAGTCGGCGGCTGGATCTACGGCTTCTCGCCGCCGCTGGCGTTCGGGCTGGCGACCGCCGTCGGCCTGGTCGGGACCGGCTACTTCCTCGTCTTCGGGAAGGAGCTTCCGGCGTACCGGTGA
- a CDS encoding outer membrane protein assembly factor BamB family protein has protein sequence MFTTDALPGRATATEPGREQWRFETGLWGPSSPTVVDGIVFAGGDRTYALAAGDGTERWSDGAAAVQSSPTVVDGTAYAVSGGDEVYALEASDGSERWQFDAATGDRRPGAVWSSPTVVDDTVYFGNQSGRVYAIDASDGSERWQFGTDDQVGSSPTVVGGTVFVGTDAGAAYAIDADDGSERWRFDTGDAVFSSPTVADGTVFVGCNDGNVYALDATDGTERWRFATDAMVVSSPTVADGIVYAGSLDGRVYAIASDGTERWRVETGGAVGSSPTVAGGTVFLGNRDGDVVALDATDGTERWRFGTGGPVDSGPTVVDGTIFVGSNDGNVYALDAGVTGASEDSRVNLGTLGHHEGWTGPQDIETDRDGGLPGAGRLGVGIAAGLASLGAAGYALRRWFATKGE, from the coding sequence GTGTTCACGACCGACGCACTCCCCGGTCGTGCAACCGCAACGGAACCGGGGAGGGAGCAGTGGCGCTTTGAAACCGGCCTCTGGGGTCCCTCGTCCCCCACGGTCGTCGACGGCATCGTGTTCGCCGGAGGTGACCGCACGTACGCGCTCGCCGCTGGTGACGGGACTGAGCGCTGGAGCGACGGGGCGGCGGCCGTGCAGTCGTCGCCGACGGTCGTCGACGGGACCGCGTACGCCGTGAGCGGCGGGGACGAGGTGTACGCGCTGGAAGCGAGTGACGGGAGCGAACGCTGGCAGTTCGACGCGGCCACGGGGGACCGCCGCCCGGGGGCGGTGTGGTCGTCGCCGACGGTGGTCGACGACACCGTCTACTTCGGGAATCAGTCGGGTCGCGTCTACGCGATAGACGCGAGCGACGGGAGCGAACGCTGGCAGTTCGGGACCGACGACCAGGTCGGGTCGTCGCCGACGGTGGTCGGCGGCACCGTCTTCGTCGGAACCGACGCCGGGGCCGCGTACGCCATCGACGCCGACGACGGGAGCGAACGCTGGCGCTTCGACACCGGCGACGCGGTGTTCTCGTCCCCGACCGTCGCCGACGGAACCGTCTTCGTCGGCTGCAACGATGGCAACGTCTACGCCCTGGACGCGACCGACGGAACCGAACGCTGGCGGTTCGCGACCGACGCGATGGTCGTCTCGTCGCCAACAGTTGCCGACGGTATCGTCTACGCTGGGAGTCTGGACGGTCGCGTGTACGCGATAGCTTCCGACGGGACCGAACGCTGGCGCGTCGAAACCGGCGGAGCGGTCGGGTCGTCGCCGACGGTGGCCGGCGGCACCGTCTTCCTCGGCAACCGCGACGGCGACGTGGTCGCCCTGGACGCGACCGACGGGACCGAGCGCTGGCGCTTCGGGACCGGCGGGCCCGTCGATTCGGGGCCGACAGTGGTCGACGGGACCATCTTCGTCGGGAGCAACGATGGCAACGTCTACGCCCTGGACGCGGGCGTCACGGGGGCGAGCGAGGACTCGCGCGTGAACCTGGGAACGCTGGGCCACCACGAGGGGTGGACCGGCCCGCAGGACATCGAGACGGACCGGGACGGCGGCCTACCGGGTGCTGGGAGGCTGGGTGTGGGCATCGCGGCGGGACTCGCCTCCCTCGGGGCCGCCGGCTACGCCCTGAGACGGTGGTTCGCGACGAAAGGGGAGTGA
- a CDS encoding NAD-dependent epimerase/dehydratase family protein, whose product MDVLLIGGTGLISTGIARQLADSDHDVTCFTRGETEARVPDAVSFVRGDRNDDADLAGARGAVDPDCVIDMVCFTPEQARAAVDVFEGIEQYVFCSTVDVYHRPLDANPATEEARRDPPVSEYGANKAAAEDAFREADADGAFAATIIRPWSTYGEGGAVLHTLGTGTYYVDRIRKGEPILVHGDGTSLWGPCHRDDVARALVAAVGSEAAYGEAYHVTSEEVITWNQYHRRVASALDAPDPDLVHVPTDLLVRALPDRTDMLEDHFRYSTVFDNRKARRDLDFAYTVGFEEGVARTVAWLDERDRIDPWDATNDDAVVEAWRRSGDAFVETVRERS is encoded by the coding sequence ATGGACGTTCTTCTCATCGGCGGTACGGGGCTCATTAGCACCGGTATCGCGCGCCAGCTCGCGGACTCCGACCACGACGTCACCTGCTTCACGCGGGGCGAGACCGAGGCGCGGGTTCCCGACGCGGTCTCGTTCGTCCGCGGCGACCGGAACGACGACGCCGACCTCGCGGGCGCCCGAGGGGCCGTCGACCCCGACTGCGTCATCGACATGGTGTGTTTCACGCCCGAGCAGGCCCGGGCCGCGGTCGACGTCTTCGAGGGCATCGAGCAGTACGTCTTCTGTTCGACGGTCGACGTCTACCACCGGCCGCTCGACGCGAACCCCGCGACCGAGGAGGCCCGGCGCGACCCGCCGGTCAGCGAGTACGGCGCCAACAAGGCCGCCGCCGAGGACGCGTTCCGCGAGGCGGACGCCGACGGCGCGTTCGCCGCCACCATCATCCGGCCGTGGAGCACCTACGGCGAGGGTGGCGCGGTCCTCCACACGCTCGGGACCGGCACCTACTACGTCGACCGCATCCGGAAGGGGGAGCCGATTCTCGTCCACGGCGACGGCACCTCGCTGTGGGGGCCGTGCCACCGCGACGACGTGGCGCGGGCGTTGGTCGCGGCGGTGGGCAGCGAGGCGGCCTACGGCGAGGCCTACCACGTCACGAGCGAGGAGGTCATCACGTGGAACCAGTACCACCGCCGGGTCGCGAGCGCGCTCGACGCGCCCGACCCCGACCTCGTCCACGTCCCGACCGACCTCCTGGTCCGGGCGCTCCCCGACCGGACCGACATGCTCGAGGACCACTTCCGGTACAGCACCGTCTTCGACAACCGGAAGGCACGCCGGGACCTCGACTTCGCGTACACGGTCGGCTTCGAGGAGGGCGTCGCCCGCACGGTGGCGTGGCTCGACGAGCGCGACCGGATCGACCCGTGGGACGCGACGAACGACGACGCCGTCGTCGAGGCGTGGCGGCGCTCCGGGGACGCGTTCGTCGAGACGGTCCGCGAAAGGTCGTAG
- a CDS encoding gamma-glutamylcyclotransferase family protein: protein MDVFVYGTLTDPEQIARVVSEFEFRGPAVLEGLHRVDGEYPTLAPGGTVPGRVLRTPEVEALDAYEGVATGLYVRVSVPLVRGESGDDFAGESNANGDESNADTGEREVDVYVGDPDALGADVEWPAAEPFPAAVERFCRGNEVVVQPRP from the coding sequence ATGGACGTCTTCGTCTACGGAACGCTGACCGACCCCGAGCAGATCGCCCGGGTCGTCTCGGAGTTCGAGTTCCGCGGGCCCGCTGTCCTGGAGGGCCTCCACCGCGTCGACGGCGAGTACCCCACGCTCGCGCCGGGCGGGACGGTGCCGGGGCGGGTCCTCCGGACCCCCGAGGTCGAGGCGCTCGACGCGTACGAAGGAGTCGCGACCGGACTGTACGTCCGGGTGTCGGTCCCGCTGGTCCGCGGTGAGTCGGGGGACGACTTCGCCGGCGAGTCGAACGCCAACGGTGACGAGTCGAACGCCGATACCGGCGAGCGCGAGGTCGACGTGTACGTCGGCGACCCGGACGCCCTGGGCGCCGACGTCGAGTGGCCCGCCGCGGAGCCGTTCCCCGCGGCGGTCGAGCGATTCTGTCGCGGGAACGAGGTCGTAGTTCAACCGAGGCCGTGA
- a CDS encoding potassium channel family protein: MDRPGGEVTYEPVSVKAVLAEMKDTAELLIDLSYSAVLNGSDDIAREVLDLEARMDVLQMRARMSLLMAARSPEDAEQLAPVLGVVGAAEKISDAAGDIAKVVLEDIGLPDAMRAALPEAVETLVRAGVAADAGLAGRTLGAANVETETGVRVIAIRRGEDWITNPDRDTALEAGDTVLLRGPDEGIAAVYRQATGEAYEPPEPPEPGIDDLERAVDSIVLMKNISELAVDLAYGSVLFDSAAVAEEVVELEAEVDALQSRFEAWTLRAAARVDDPVSLRGLVHLANATEVISDAAVEISEGVLRGLGTHPVVEQAVEESDEVIVRLTVAPGSEFDGVTLGAREVKTETGMRVIAVRRPGDDRGERGGDWVIQPGPDTELRAGDVFIAKGTRSGAERLAELTGDEYSAE; this comes from the coding sequence ATGGACAGGCCGGGCGGCGAGGTGACGTACGAGCCCGTCAGCGTCAAGGCGGTGCTGGCGGAGATGAAGGACACCGCCGAGCTCCTCATCGACCTCTCGTACTCGGCCGTGCTCAACGGGAGCGACGACATCGCCCGCGAGGTGCTCGACCTCGAAGCCCGGATGGACGTGCTCCAGATGCGGGCCCGGATGAGCCTGCTGATGGCCGCCAGGAGCCCCGAGGACGCCGAGCAGCTGGCGCCGGTGCTCGGCGTGGTCGGCGCGGCCGAGAAGATAAGCGACGCCGCCGGCGACATCGCCAAGGTCGTCCTCGAGGACATCGGCCTGCCCGACGCGATGCGGGCCGCGCTCCCCGAGGCGGTCGAGACGCTCGTCCGCGCGGGGGTCGCCGCCGACGCCGGCCTCGCTGGCCGGACGCTCGGCGCGGCCAACGTCGAGACCGAGACCGGCGTGCGGGTCATCGCCATCCGGCGGGGGGAGGACTGGATCACGAACCCCGACCGCGACACCGCGCTCGAAGCCGGCGACACCGTGCTCCTGCGGGGCCCCGACGAGGGCATCGCGGCGGTGTACCGGCAGGCCACCGGGGAGGCCTACGAACCGCCCGAACCGCCCGAGCCCGGCATCGATGACCTCGAGCGCGCGGTCGACTCCATCGTGCTGATGAAGAACATCAGCGAGCTCGCGGTCGACCTCGCGTACGGCAGCGTGCTCTTCGACAGCGCGGCGGTCGCCGAGGAGGTGGTCGAGCTCGAGGCCGAGGTCGACGCCCTCCAGTCGCGCTTCGAGGCGTGGACCCTCCGGGCGGCCGCCCGGGTCGACGACCCGGTCTCGCTTCGGGGGCTGGTCCACCTCGCCAACGCAACCGAGGTGATCAGCGACGCCGCGGTCGAGATCAGCGAGGGCGTGCTCCGGGGGCTGGGGACCCACCCGGTCGTCGAGCAGGCGGTCGAGGAGAGCGACGAGGTCATCGTCCGGCTGACGGTCGCGCCGGGCAGCGAGTTCGACGGCGTGACCCTGGGCGCCCGCGAGGTCAAGACCGAGACCGGGATGCGGGTCATCGCGGTCCGGCGCCCGGGCGACGACCGGGGCGAGCGCGGCGGCGACTGGGTCATCCAGCCCGGTCCGGACACGGAACTCCGGGCCGGCGACGTGTTCATCGCCAAGGGGACCCGGTCGGGCGCCGAGCGGCTGGCGGAGCTGACCGGCGACGAGTACTCGGCGGAGTAG
- the citZ gene encoding citrate synthase — protein MSDEVKKGLEGVVVAESGLSFINGDEGRLIYRGYEIEDLARNASYEEVLYLLWHGELPTRDELEAFSESMAAERAVDDDVLDTVRKLAEADEEPMAALRTAVSMLSAYDPDDSEADPTDREINLRKGRRITAKMPTIVAALKRFRNGNEAVEPREDLSHAANFLYMLNDEEPDDVLAETFDMALVLHADHGLNASTFSSMVTSSTLSDLHSAITSAIGTLAGPLHGGANQNVMKMLKELDESGKDAKTWVDDALDRGDRIMGFGHRVYNVKDPRAKILGEKSEELGEAAGDTKWYEMSVEIEEYMQDNKGLAPNVDFYSASTYYQMGIPIDLYTPIFAMSRSGGWIGHVLEQYEDNRLIRPRAKYTGSDHEDWVPLDER, from the coding sequence ATGTCAGACGAGGTCAAGAAAGGGCTGGAGGGCGTCGTCGTCGCAGAATCGGGACTCAGCTTCATCAACGGCGACGAGGGACGCCTCATCTACCGCGGGTACGAGATCGAGGACCTCGCCCGGAACGCGAGCTACGAGGAGGTGCTCTACCTGCTCTGGCACGGTGAACTCCCGACGCGCGACGAGCTCGAGGCGTTCTCGGAGTCGATGGCCGCCGAGCGAGCCGTCGACGACGACGTGCTCGACACGGTCCGGAAGCTCGCCGAGGCCGACGAGGAGCCGATGGCCGCGCTCCGGACCGCGGTGTCGATGCTCTCGGCCTACGACCCCGACGACTCCGAGGCCGACCCTACCGACCGCGAGATCAACCTCCGGAAGGGCCGGCGCATCACCGCCAAGATGCCCACCATCGTCGCGGCGCTCAAGCGCTTCCGGAACGGCAACGAGGCGGTCGAGCCCCGCGAGGACCTGAGCCACGCCGCGAACTTCCTCTACATGCTCAACGACGAGGAGCCCGACGACGTGCTGGCCGAGACGTTCGACATGGCGCTGGTGCTCCACGCCGACCACGGCCTGAACGCCTCGACGTTCTCCTCGATGGTGACCTCCTCGACGCTGTCTGACCTCCACAGCGCCATCACCAGCGCCATCGGGACGCTCGCCGGCCCGCTCCACGGCGGCGCCAACCAGAACGTCATGAAGATGCTCAAGGAGCTCGACGAGAGCGGCAAGGACGCCAAGACGTGGGTCGACGACGCCCTCGACCGCGGCGACCGCATCATGGGCTTCGGCCACCGCGTCTACAACGTCAAGGACCCCCGCGCGAAGATCCTCGGCGAGAAGAGCGAGGAGCTCGGCGAGGCCGCCGGCGACACCAAGTGGTACGAGATGTCGGTCGAGATCGAGGAGTACATGCAGGACAACAAGGGGCTGGCGCCCAACGTCGACTTCTACTCGGCGTCGACCTACTACCAGATGGGCATCCCCATCGACCTCTACACCCCCATCTTCGCCATGTCGCGGTCGGGCGGCTGGATCGGCCACGTGCTCGAGCAGTACGAGGACAACCGGCTCATCCGGCCGCGGGCGAAGTACACCGGGTCGGACCACGAGGACTGGGTGCCGCTCGACGAGCGGTAG
- the ilvA gene encoding threonine ammonia-lyase, producing the protein MIDLSDVLDARVRVEETARRTPLDYSHTFSDMTGAEVHLKLETFQRTGSFKIRGATNRIATLSDDERAAGVVTASAGNHAQGVALAATRSGVDSKIVMPENAPISKIEATRSYGATVVLHGDDYDEAQAKAHEIEREEGRTYVHAFDDELVMAGQGTIGLEIIEDLPEIDAVVVPIGGGGLISGIATAIKKQKPEARVVGVQAEGASSAAQSLRKGEVHTLDAVDTIADGIATRSVGEKPFEVIEERVDEVVTVSDSEIAVAVTHLLERAKTLVEGAGAVPLAAMLSGAIEYEDDEVVVPVLSGGNIDMNTLTTVIMRGLVETGRYVKVRTVLKDRPGALDDLIDIISAQRANIYGIQHDRTSRDIAMNAAEVELDLETRGQDHVEELLAALREEGFDVEVLA; encoded by the coding sequence ATGATAGACCTCTCGGACGTTCTCGACGCCCGCGTCCGCGTCGAGGAGACCGCCCGGCGGACGCCCCTCGACTACTCGCACACCTTCTCGGACATGACCGGGGCGGAGGTCCACCTCAAACTGGAGACGTTCCAGCGCACGGGGTCGTTCAAGATCCGCGGGGCGACCAACCGCATCGCGACCCTCTCGGACGACGAGCGGGCCGCGGGCGTCGTCACCGCGAGCGCGGGCAACCACGCCCAGGGCGTCGCGCTGGCGGCGACCCGGAGCGGCGTCGACTCGAAGATCGTGATGCCCGAGAACGCGCCCATCTCGAAGATCGAGGCGACCCGGAGCTACGGCGCGACGGTCGTGCTCCACGGCGACGACTACGACGAGGCCCAGGCGAAGGCCCACGAGATAGAGCGCGAGGAGGGCCGGACCTACGTCCACGCCTTCGACGACGAACTGGTGATGGCCGGCCAGGGCACCATCGGCCTCGAGATCATCGAGGACCTGCCGGAGATCGACGCAGTCGTCGTCCCCATCGGCGGCGGCGGGCTCATCTCCGGCATCGCGACCGCCATCAAGAAGCAGAAGCCCGAGGCCCGCGTCGTGGGCGTCCAGGCCGAGGGCGCCTCCAGCGCGGCCCAGTCGCTCCGGAAAGGGGAGGTCCACACCCTCGACGCGGTCGACACCATCGCGGACGGCATCGCCACCCGGAGCGTCGGCGAGAAGCCGTTCGAGGTCATCGAGGAGCGGGTCGACGAGGTCGTGACGGTCTCGGACTCGGAGATCGCGGTCGCGGTCACCCACCTGCTCGAGCGGGCGAAGACGCTCGTGGAGGGCGCGGGCGCGGTGCCGCTGGCCGCCATGCTGTCGGGGGCCATCGAGTACGAGGACGACGAGGTGGTCGTCCCGGTGCTGTCGGGCGGCAACATCGACATGAACACGCTCACGACCGTCATCATGCGGGGGCTGGTCGAGACCGGCCGGTACGTCAAGGTCCGGACCGTGCTCAAGGACCGGCCGGGCGCGCTCGACGACCTCATCGACATCATCTCGGCCCAGCGCGCGAACATCTACGGCATCCAGCACGACCGGACCTCCCGGGACATCGCGATGAACGCCGCGGAGGTCGAACTCGACCTCGAGACCCGGGGCCAGGACCACGTCGAGGAGCTGCTGGCCGCGCTGCGCGAGGAGGGGTTCGACGTCGAGGTGCTGGCGTAG
- a CDS encoding Rid family detoxifying hydrolase, whose protein sequence is MKRIISTQDAPEAVGAYSQATTNGDVVFTAGQIPMTPDGDLLDDEEIAVQTRQSLENVKAILEEEGLTMQDVLKVTVFLDDIDNFDEMNDAYREYFQDNPPARSAVEAGSLPKGVGVEIEAIAAND, encoded by the coding sequence ATGAAGCGCATCATCAGCACCCAGGACGCGCCGGAGGCGGTCGGCGCGTACAGCCAGGCGACGACCAACGGCGACGTGGTGTTCACGGCGGGCCAGATTCCGATGACGCCCGACGGCGACCTGCTCGACGACGAGGAGATCGCGGTCCAGACCCGCCAGAGCCTCGAGAACGTCAAGGCCATCCTCGAGGAGGAGGGCCTGACGATGCAGGACGTGCTGAAGGTCACCGTCTTCCTCGACGACATCGACAACTTCGACGAGATGAACGACGCCTACCGGGAGTACTTCCAGGACAACCCGCCGGCCCGGAGCGCGGTCGAGGCCGGCAGTCTCCCGAAGGGTGTCGGCGTCGAGATCGAGGCCATCGCCGCGAACGATTGA